The Herbiconiux sp. A18JL235 region CCAGCAGTCCTTCACCGACGACTCGCTCACGGTCTGCCCGGTGTGCGGCGGCAAGCTGCGCAAGGTGTTCAGCCCGGTGGGCGTGACGTTCAACGGGTCGGGGTTCTACCGCACCGATTCGCGCAGCGGGTCGGGGTCATCGGGGTCCGGGTCATCAGGGTCGTCGGGGTCGGGGTCCGACTCCTCGTCGTCGAGCTCGTCCTCGTCCTCGTCGAGCTCGGGCGGGGGCGACAAGGGCTCCTCGTCGAGCTCGTCCTCGGGTTCGGCACCCGCCGCAGCACCCAAGGCCGCGACGAAGCCCACCCCCTAGGCTGGGGCCATGATCAAGGGATTCAAGGAGTTCATCCTCCGCGGCAACGTCATCGACCTGGCCGTCGCAGTCGTCATCGGAGCCGCCTTCACCGCGGTCGTGAACGCCATCGTGAACAGCGTGTTCAACCCGCTGATCGGCGCCCTGTTCAAGGCCGACAGCCTCGACAACGTGGCGACCGTCACCATCGGCGACGCCGAGATCAAGTTCGGTGCCGTGCTCGGCGCGCTCATCCAGTTCCTGCTCGTGGCGATCGTGGTGTACTTCGTGTTCGTCGTGCCCATCAACCATTTGAAGAAGGTCGCGTTCTCGCTCAAGAAGACTCCCGCGGAGTCGCTCGAGGAGCAGAACGAGGAGCTGCCGCCCACCGAGACCGAGCTGCTCATCCAGATCCGCGACCTCCTCGCCGACCAGCGCGCCGAGGCCGCCGGCGAGCCCCCCGCCACGCCCCACACCCCCAAGCACTAGGCCCCCGCGCGCGTCTCCCGCCGCGAGAGAGCGCGAAGTGCCCCCTCCCGTCCTGGAAGGGGGCACTTCGCGCTTTCTCGCGGCCTCTACCAGTGCGGGGGGACGTCGCGGCGGAGGCGGTCGTCGTTCGGGCCCTCGGATGCTCGCGCAGGCGAGGCGGCCGGTGCGGCACCCCAGGCCTCGTCGGTGTCTTCCGCGGCCCGGGTGGGTGCGGTGGTGGAGCCGGGGGGCGCGGTCTGGGGTGTGGGGTCGCTGCCGGCCACCGCATCCGTCGACACCCGCCGCCGACCCGTCTTCTTCACCTGCACCCCAGCACCCT contains the following coding sequences:
- a CDS encoding FmdB family zinc ribbon protein, with the translated sequence MPTYSYRCTECDNAFDIQQSFTDDSLTVCPVCGGKLRKVFSPVGVTFNGSGFYRTDSRSGSGSSGSGSSGSSGSGSDSSSSSSSSSSSSSGGGDKGSSSSSSSGSAPAAAPKAATKPTP
- the mscL gene encoding large conductance mechanosensitive channel protein MscL — its product is MIKGFKEFILRGNVIDLAVAVVIGAAFTAVVNAIVNSVFNPLIGALFKADSLDNVATVTIGDAEIKFGAVLGALIQFLLVAIVVYFVFVVPINHLKKVAFSLKKTPAESLEEQNEELPPTETELLIQIRDLLADQRAEAAGEPPATPHTPKH